The Impatiens glandulifera chromosome 8, dImpGla2.1, whole genome shotgun sequence genome includes a window with the following:
- the LOC124912212 gene encoding uncharacterized protein LOC124912212, translating to MEKTDSTEKSPVDLESGTTNRVSIVDERHERPLMYSILRSLNCVDDGNNVSSTTREERIQEQVAFFAKTTPEKEKHKRSNNKKASKPPRPPKGPALDAADVKLIKEISELAMKKRARIEHMKSLRKMKEIKSSKPSRSSISAMAITVLFFFVIIFQGLSSKVNSHNVSFQGSPEPSMAASSMILIKFFDNPSRNHDNTPNSDSPYSVEQDSG from the exons atggagaaaacagATTCAACTGAAAAATCACCTGTTGATCTCGAGAGTGGTACGACAAATCGAGTCTCCATTGTGGATGAAAGACACGAAAGGCCGTTGATGTATAGTATATTGAGAAGTTTGAATTGTGTTGATGATGGTAATAATGTGAGTAGTACAACAAGAGAAGAGAGGATTCAAGAACAAGTGGCTTTCTTTGCGAAAACAACGCCTGAGAAGGAGAAACATAAAAGGTCTAACAATAAAAAGGCTTCTAAACCTCCTCGGCCTCCTAAAGGACCGGCTCTTGATGCAGCTGATGTGAAGTTAATTAAGGAAATCTCTGAACTTGCTATGAAGAAACGGGCTAGGATTGAACATATGAAGTCTTTGAGGAAGATGAAGGAGATTAAATCATCTAAGCCTTCTAGGAGTAGCATATCTGCAATGGCCATTACAGTACTCTTCTTTTTCGTGATAATCTTTCAAG GGTTGAGTTCAAAAGTGAATTCCCATAATGTGAGCTTTCAAGGGTCTCCAGAGCCGTCGATGGCTGCAAGCAGTATGATATTAATCAAGTTTTTCGATAACCCATCTCGGAATCATGACAATACACCCAATTCGGATTCTCCTTA